In bacterium, a single window of DNA contains:
- the prfA gene encoding Peptide chain release factor RF1 produces the protein MLEKLYELKQRYLEVQGLLSDPAMYAAENRERQKALGKEAKHLEPIAAVHDRLADTLGNIETAKELIELTEGAERDAAQAELLHFEAEVAQLEEQAKILLMPRDPRDDKAVVLEVRAGTGGEEAALFAAELFDMYRRYAESQNWVFSVVDYSEADQGGIKEAVAEIEGDGAFSRLRWESGTHRVQRVPVTESQGRIHTSAATVAVLSLPDPEEVSIDAKDLEIDYYRSSGAGGQHVNKTSSAVRITHVPSGIIVASQDQRSQHQNRDKCMQVLMAKLVEAEESKRTTGLAADRKLQVGSGDRSEKIRTYNFPQNRVTDHRINKSIHDIPGIMAGNLGELITELMVAAEAESMANVGES, from the coding sequence ATGCTGGAGAAACTCTACGAGCTGAAGCAGCGCTACCTCGAGGTCCAGGGCCTCCTGTCTGACCCTGCCATGTACGCAGCAGAAAACAGGGAGCGTCAAAAAGCCCTGGGCAAGGAAGCCAAGCACCTGGAGCCGATTGCGGCAGTGCACGACCGTCTGGCCGACACGCTGGGGAACATCGAGACCGCGAAAGAACTGATCGAACTGACCGAAGGAGCCGAGCGGGACGCCGCGCAGGCGGAACTCCTCCATTTCGAGGCCGAAGTTGCGCAGCTGGAAGAGCAGGCGAAGATCCTGCTGATGCCCCGGGACCCCCGCGACGACAAAGCGGTGGTCCTGGAAGTCCGGGCGGGAACCGGCGGCGAGGAAGCCGCCCTGTTCGCGGCGGAGCTGTTCGACATGTACCGCCGCTATGCCGAGAGCCAGAACTGGGTATTCTCCGTCGTGGATTACTCCGAAGCCGACCAGGGGGGCATCAAAGAAGCCGTCGCGGAAATCGAGGGCGATGGCGCGTTCTCCCGCCTGCGCTGGGAGTCTGGCACCCATCGCGTCCAGCGTGTCCCGGTGACCGAATCGCAGGGGCGGATTCATACATCTGCTGCCACGGTGGCAGTCCTGTCACTGCCGGACCCGGAAGAGGTCTCCATCGATGCCAAGGACCTGGAGATCGACTACTACCGCTCCTCCGGGGCGGGGGGGCAGCATGTGAACAAGACCTCCTCGGCAGTCCGGATCACCCATGTCCCCAGCGGCATCATCGTGGCCTCCCAGGACCAGCGGAGTCAGCATCAGAACCGGGATAAATGTATGCAGGTGCTGATGGCGAAGCTGGTGGAGGCGGAGGAGAGCAAGCGGACAACAGGCTTGGCGGCTGATCGGAAACTGCAGGTGGGATCCGGGGACCGGTCAGAAAAGATTCGCACCTACAACTTCCCGCAGAACCGGGTGACGGACCACCGGATCAACAAAAGCATCCACGACATTCCCGGCATCATGGCCGGGAACCTCGGGGAACTCATCACGGAGCTGATGGTCGCGGCAGAAGCGGAATCGATGGCGAATGTCGGGGAAAGCTGA
- the pcp gene encoding Pyrrolidone-carboxylate peptidase, with translation MATLLLTGFLPERDDLGNASRDLVTLLSEFGLPPGWVTALLPQDSSALPVLLEALLAEHQPRLTILCGQAPGRNRLSLEAVALNVLDFRVPDVAGAQPRGIPAAAEQPLARRSRLPLAAAASHLQTLGFPSHVSWHAGTFLCNQALFLTLDWLAHHGEAGQDALFLHIPLAPSQVILESSMAEKACLDTPFVARATLALGGWLLEQQASGN, from the coding sequence ATGGCGACACTGCTTCTGACCGGCTTTCTCCCTGAGCGGGACGATCTTGGCAACGCATCCCGTGACCTCGTGACGCTCCTGTCGGAATTCGGCTTGCCACCTGGATGGGTGACCGCCCTGCTGCCGCAGGACTCCAGTGCATTGCCGGTACTGTTGGAGGCGTTGCTGGCGGAGCATCAGCCCCGGCTCACCATCCTCTGTGGACAGGCCCCCGGACGGAACCGGCTCTCGCTGGAAGCAGTCGCGCTCAATGTGCTGGACTTCCGGGTCCCTGATGTCGCCGGAGCACAACCACGCGGCATTCCGGCAGCGGCGGAACAGCCGTTGGCCCGCCGGTCGCGGCTCCCGCTCGCCGCTGCCGCCAGTCATCTGCAGACTCTTGGGTTTCCGTCCCATGTGTCGTGGCATGCCGGGACGTTCCTCTGCAATCAGGCGCTCTTCCTCACTCTGGACTGGCTGGCACATCACGGCGAGGCTGGGCAGGACGCCCTGTTTCTCCATATTCCACTGGCACCATCACAGGTCATCCTGGAATCATCCATGGCGGAGAAAGCCTGTCTGGACACCCCCTTTGTTGCCAGAGCGACCCTGGCGCTGGGAGGGTGGCTGCTCGAGCAACAGGCATCCGGAAACTAG
- the rpmE gene encoding 50S ribosomal protein L31, which yields MKNKVHPTSYQCKVSCQCGHTWDTTSTAKEIRVEICSNCHPFYTGVQKIIDTGGRLERFKQRYAGSSGVYQFD from the coding sequence ATGAAAAACAAAGTCCATCCGACCAGTTACCAGTGCAAGGTGAGCTGCCAGTGCGGCCATACCTGGGACACGACCAGCACCGCGAAGGAGATCCGGGTCGAGATTTGCTCGAACTGCCATCCCTTCTATACGGGCGTCCAGAAGATCATCGACACGGGCGGTCGCCTGGAACGCTTCAAGCAGCGCTATGCCGGCTCCAGCGGGGTCTACCAGTTCGACTAG
- the icd_1 gene encoding Isocitrate dehydrogenase [NADP] encodes MTLWGTMPPVSRRVTIIPGDGIGPEITTATLAVLEAAGADCQWEMALAGQAALEQGLPVVPEATIAAIRDTGVCLKGPLMTPSGGGHRSANVSLRVALDLYANVRPAVSLAGLMTPFSDVDLLIVRENTEGAYAGIEHYQTPDVAQSLKIISRAGSLRVCEFAMELARKRGRHQVTCVHKANIMKLTDGLFLDCFREVAARYPDLETRDMLVDNCCMQLVTRPGQFEVLVMANLYGDILSDLCAGLVGGLGVAPSAQYGVHAAMFEAVHGTAPDIAGKGIANPTALLMSAVSMLRHIGQGAAAERVKGAIIEALKYPERRTGDLGGRATTGEYADHLIALLHSPEVAQYLSEVQA; translated from the coding sequence ATGACGCTGTGGGGTACGATGCCCCCTGTGAGCCGACGTGTCACCATCATTCCCGGCGATGGGATTGGACCCGAAATCACTACCGCCACCCTGGCGGTCCTGGAGGCTGCTGGGGCCGACTGCCAGTGGGAGATGGCCCTCGCTGGTCAGGCAGCCCTGGAGCAGGGCCTGCCGGTAGTGCCCGAGGCGACCATTGCTGCCATCCGCGACACTGGGGTCTGCCTTAAAGGCCCATTGATGACCCCCTCTGGCGGCGGTCACCGGTCGGCCAATGTCTCCCTGCGGGTCGCGCTGGATCTGTACGCCAATGTCCGACCGGCGGTCTCGCTGGCGGGGCTGATGACTCCTTTCTCCGATGTCGACCTCCTGATTGTCCGGGAAAACACCGAAGGGGCGTATGCCGGCATCGAGCATTACCAGACCCCCGATGTCGCACAGAGCCTGAAGATCATTTCCCGAGCCGGATCGTTGCGGGTCTGCGAGTTTGCGATGGAGCTCGCCCGGAAGCGCGGACGCCATCAGGTCACCTGTGTCCACAAAGCCAACATCATGAAGCTCACCGATGGGCTCTTCCTCGACTGCTTCCGTGAAGTGGCCGCCCGGTACCCTGACCTGGAAACCCGGGACATGCTGGTCGACAACTGCTGTATGCAGCTGGTGACCCGTCCGGGGCAGTTCGAGGTCCTGGTGATGGCGAATCTCTATGGCGACATCCTCTCGGATCTCTGCGCCGGGCTGGTGGGGGGCCTCGGAGTCGCCCCCTCGGCGCAGTACGGTGTCCATGCCGCCATGTTTGAGGCGGTCCATGGGACAGCGCCAGACATCGCCGGGAAGGGCATCGCGAATCCGACCGCTCTGCTGATGTCGGCGGTCTCCATGCTGCGGCACATCGGGCAGGGGGCAGCGGCGGAGCGGGTCAAGGGCGCGATCATCGAAGCCCTGAAGTACCCGGAACGTCGGACCGGCGACCTGGGCGGCCGTGCGACCACCGGGGAATACGCCGATCACCTCATCGCGCTGCTCCACAGCCCAGAAGTCGCGCAGTACCTCTCGGAGGTGCAGGCATGA
- the icd_2 gene encoding Isocitrate dehydrogenase [NADP] has product MTTPTPITVAHGDGIGPEIMEATLHILKEAGALLDIETIDVGEKVYLAGNTAGIADSSWESLARTKVFLKAPITTPQGGGYKSLNVTTRKTLGLFANVRPCVSYHPFVQTKHPVMDVVIVRENEEDTYAGIEHQQTDEVAQCLKLISRPGSERICRYAFEYARAYGRKKVTCFTKDNIMKITDGLFHQMFDEIAAEYPDLENEHWIVDIGAAKLADTPENFDVIVMPNLYGDILSDVAAQIAGSVGLAGSANIGPSCAMFEAIHGSAPRRAGQNLANPSGLFLGGILMLVHIGQTEVAARAHNAWLKTIEDGIHTYDIFEEGVSKQKVGTREFAEAVVARLGQEPVTLKKVSYANAPRTETVHALKERAVMHKELVGVDVFVHTPTHRDPNRLGEQLRAVQGDLELLLISNRGVKVFPHGNPATFCTDHWRCRFTAPGSKGEITHAQIIGLLGRVNEAGIDFIKTEHLVNFDGKPGFQLAQGQ; this is encoded by the coding sequence ATGACTACCCCGACACCCATTACGGTCGCCCATGGCGATGGCATCGGCCCGGAGATCATGGAGGCCACCCTCCATATTCTCAAAGAGGCCGGTGCCCTCCTCGATATCGAGACCATCGATGTCGGCGAGAAGGTCTACCTCGCCGGAAACACTGCCGGCATCGCCGACAGCTCCTGGGAATCCCTCGCCCGGACCAAAGTCTTCCTTAAGGCCCCCATCACTACCCCTCAGGGGGGGGGCTACAAATCGCTGAACGTCACAACCCGCAAGACCCTGGGTCTCTTCGCCAATGTCCGCCCCTGTGTCTCGTATCACCCCTTCGTGCAGACCAAGCATCCGGTCATGGATGTGGTCATTGTCCGCGAGAACGAAGAGGACACCTACGCCGGCATCGAGCATCAGCAGACCGACGAGGTCGCACAGTGCCTGAAGCTGATTTCCCGCCCCGGCTCCGAGCGGATCTGCCGCTATGCCTTCGAGTACGCCCGGGCGTATGGCCGCAAAAAGGTCACCTGCTTCACGAAGGACAACATCATGAAAATCACTGATGGACTCTTCCATCAGATGTTCGATGAGATCGCGGCGGAGTATCCGGACCTCGAAAACGAGCACTGGATCGTCGACATCGGCGCGGCAAAGCTCGCCGACACCCCGGAAAACTTCGATGTCATTGTCATGCCGAACCTCTACGGCGACATTCTCTCGGATGTCGCAGCCCAGATTGCCGGGTCGGTGGGGCTCGCCGGGTCCGCCAACATCGGCCCTTCCTGCGCGATGTTCGAGGCGATCCACGGCAGCGCGCCGCGACGGGCGGGGCAAAATCTCGCCAACCCGTCCGGACTCTTCCTGGGGGGCATCCTGATGCTGGTCCACATCGGCCAGACCGAGGTCGCGGCCCGGGCGCACAACGCCTGGCTGAAGACCATCGAGGATGGCATCCACACCTATGACATCTTCGAAGAAGGGGTCAGCAAGCAGAAGGTCGGAACCCGGGAGTTCGCCGAGGCGGTCGTGGCACGACTGGGGCAGGAGCCGGTGACGCTGAAGAAAGTCAGCTACGCCAACGCTCCCCGCACCGAGACGGTCCATGCGCTCAAAGAGCGGGCGGTCATGCACAAGGAACTGGTCGGCGTGGATGTCTTTGTTCATACCCCGACCCATCGCGACCCCAATCGCCTGGGCGAGCAGCTCCGGGCCGTGCAGGGAGACCTGGAACTCCTCCTCATCTCCAATCGCGGCGTGAAAGTCTTCCCGCACGGGAATCCCGCGACTTTCTGCACTGATCATTGGCGCTGCCGCTTTACCGCACCCGGCAGCAAGGGCGAGATCACTCATGCCCAGATCATCGGACTGCTCGGACGAGTCAATGAAGCCGGCATCGACTTCATCAAGACCGAGCATCTGGTGAACTTCGACGGCAAGCCGGGCTTCCAGCTCGCCCAGGGACAGTAG
- the purE_1 gene encoding N5-carboxyaminoimidazole ribonucleotide mutase has translation MTNTLPSPTVLLLAPEGQEAHYVPAIALLEQAGVAWQLGKVADAASAAVVLCLMPEGSTLAADVAAVTQAPVLAIPWSDALPVSTDLLVQSTGSDPALGIATLAVGEAGVKNAALAAISLLAGSDPRLASWWADYRAAQTAAVLADSHLL, from the coding sequence GTGACCAATACCCTGCCATCCCCGACCGTGCTGCTGCTGGCTCCCGAGGGGCAGGAAGCGCACTATGTTCCGGCAATTGCCCTGCTGGAGCAGGCGGGAGTGGCCTGGCAACTGGGGAAAGTTGCGGATGCTGCATCTGCTGCGGTCGTGCTCTGTCTGATGCCGGAAGGCTCGACTCTCGCGGCTGACGTGGCCGCGGTCACGCAGGCACCGGTCCTGGCGATTCCCTGGAGCGATGCACTTCCGGTATCCACTGACCTGCTCGTGCAGTCGACCGGCAGCGATCCGGCGCTGGGTATCGCCACGCTGGCGGTCGGGGAGGCCGGTGTAAAAAACGCCGCCCTCGCCGCCATCAGTCTGCTGGCGGGCAGCGATCCCCGTCTGGCGTCCTGGTGGGCAGACTATCGGGCAGCCCAGACCGCAGCGGTCCTGGCAGATTCGCATCTCCTCTGA
- the rho gene encoding Transcription termination factor Rho codes for MYEREEDPGLGMADLEDMTLAELREVAKEHDITNVTGLKKQELIMRILQSQTEESGNLFGEGTLEILPEGYGFLRRNGYTPSPDDIYVSQSQIKRFGLRTGDYVSGQTRIPKESEKYYGLLRVEAVNGANPDITKTRPAFEKLVPIYPLERLILEVDPKELSSRIIDLISPIGKGQRGLIVSPPKAGKTILLKKIANSITHNHPECVLMALLIDERPEEVTDFERSVQGEVVSSTFDERPEHHIQVAEMLLEKAKRLVEQDRDVIILLDSITRLARAYNLVMPSSGKTLSGGLDPNSLHKPKRFFGAARNLESGGSLTIIATALVDTGSRLDDVIFEEFKGTGNMELVLNRDLANKRIFPAIDILRSGTRHDELLYTEEQIEAIRDLRRLIDALGEQRGTEFVIDRLSNSKVFPTNDKFIEAIPQWYATLMKDAGGGGMGGPRVIGGPGH; via the coding sequence GTGTACGAGCGCGAAGAAGATCCCGGGTTGGGCATGGCTGACCTGGAGGACATGACTCTGGCGGAACTCCGGGAAGTCGCCAAAGAGCATGACATCACCAATGTCACCGGCCTCAAAAAGCAGGAGCTCATCATGCGCATCCTGCAGTCCCAGACCGAAGAGAGCGGCAATCTCTTCGGCGAAGGGACCCTGGAGATCCTGCCAGAGGGCTATGGCTTCCTCCGGCGCAATGGGTACACGCCATCGCCGGATGACATCTATGTCTCCCAAAGCCAGATCAAGCGCTTTGGCCTCCGGACGGGCGACTATGTTTCCGGCCAGACCCGGATCCCCAAGGAGAGCGAAAAGTACTACGGCCTCCTGCGGGTGGAAGCGGTCAACGGTGCGAACCCGGACATCACCAAAACCCGACCCGCCTTTGAGAAGCTCGTGCCGATCTATCCTCTCGAGCGTCTGATCCTCGAGGTCGACCCCAAAGAACTCTCCAGCCGGATCATTGACCTCATCTCCCCCATCGGCAAAGGGCAGCGCGGACTTATCGTGTCGCCCCCGAAGGCGGGTAAGACGATCCTGCTGAAGAAGATCGCGAATTCCATCACGCACAACCATCCGGAATGTGTGCTGATGGCACTGCTCATCGACGAGCGGCCGGAAGAAGTCACGGACTTCGAGCGATCCGTCCAGGGAGAGGTCGTCTCCTCCACCTTCGATGAGCGCCCGGAGCATCACATTCAGGTCGCCGAAATGCTGCTGGAGAAGGCGAAGCGCCTGGTGGAGCAGGACCGGGATGTCATCATCCTGCTTGACTCCATTACGCGGCTCGCCCGGGCCTACAACCTGGTGATGCCCTCCTCGGGCAAGACCCTTTCCGGCGGTCTCGACCCCAACTCCCTCCACAAGCCCAAGCGCTTCTTCGGCGCGGCCCGCAACCTGGAGTCGGGGGGCTCCCTCACCATCATCGCCACGGCCCTGGTCGACACCGGCTCCCGCCTCGATGACGTCATTTTCGAGGAGTTCAAGGGGACCGGGAACATGGAACTGGTCCTCAACCGCGACCTGGCGAACAAGCGGATTTTCCCCGCCATCGACATCCTGCGATCCGGGACCCGTCACGACGAGCTCCTCTACACCGAGGAGCAGATCGAGGCGATCCGCGACCTGCGACGGCTCATCGATGCCCTCGGCGAACAGCGCGGGACCGAGTTCGTCATCGACCGCCTCTCGAACTCGAAGGTCTTCCCGACTAACGACAAGTTCATCGAGGCCATTCCGCAGTGGTACGCCACCCTGATGAAGGATGCTGGCGGCGGTGGGATGGGTGGTCCGCGGGTGATCGGCGGACCAGGGCACTAG
- the yqgF gene encoding putative pre-16S rRNA nuclease yields MTRVLGFDIGERWLGVAVGDTQLGIATPRPEVRLTDPVTILPTLLQLIQKEQAAVVVIGMPYTLRGEAGPQALAIQKLVDSLRRQTDAAVHTVDERLTSQQGASIQRATRTSRGKGSGKVPAVREDSTAATLLLQTWFDRESSRASDQ; encoded by the coding sequence ATGACCCGGGTCCTTGGCTTCGACATCGGCGAGCGCTGGCTGGGGGTCGCAGTAGGCGACACCCAGTTGGGCATTGCCACTCCCCGACCCGAAGTCCGTCTCACGGATCCCGTCACGATTCTCCCGACACTACTGCAGTTGATCCAGAAGGAACAGGCGGCGGTGGTTGTCATTGGAATGCCATACACGCTTAGGGGCGAAGCGGGGCCCCAGGCTCTGGCGATACAGAAGCTGGTCGACAGCCTGCGGCGGCAGACTGACGCGGCGGTACACACGGTCGATGAGCGGCTCACCAGTCAGCAGGGGGCCTCGATCCAGCGGGCGACCCGGACATCCCGTGGCAAGGGGTCGGGCAAAGTTCCGGCCGTACGGGAAGATTCCACCGCCGCCACATTGCTGCTACAAACATGGTTCGACCGCGAGTCGAGCCGTGCTTCGGACCAGTAG
- the trxA gene encoding Thioredoxin 1, producing MAIQEITTSTFEQEVITTSSSQPVLVDFWAPWCGPCKMIAPLLEELAVDMTNVKFTKINTDENTDAAARYGVMSIPTLILFKDGKAVERIIGFASKDNLKKKIAEHSA from the coding sequence ATGGCCATCCAGGAAATCACCACCAGCACCTTCGAGCAGGAAGTCATCACTACCTCCAGTTCCCAGCCAGTCCTGGTGGACTTCTGGGCTCCCTGGTGCGGTCCCTGCAAGATGATCGCGCCGCTGCTGGAGGAGCTCGCGGTGGACATGACGAATGTCAAGTTCACCAAGATCAACACCGATGAGAACACCGATGCTGCAGCCCGCTACGGGGTCATGAGCATCCCGACCCTGATCCTCTTCAAGGATGGGAAAGCGGTGGAGCGGATCATCGGCTTCGCCTCGAAGGACAATCTGAAGAAGAAGATCGCCGAGCACTCCGCGTAG
- the aspS gene encoding Aspartate--tRNA(Asp/Asn) ligase has translation MTLAPSDTRTHYAADCTPALADTTVTLAGWVHRRRDLGGLCFLELRDASGLVQVVFGPDIDAEAAALAAGVREESVVLVRGTVSVRPAGQENREWASGGVEVQGQALVILNLAEPVPVLVHSEGHENQELLFRYRYLQLRRAGMRRNLVLRHQIMQATREFFFARDFHELETPILCKGTPEGSREYLVPYRQEPGMFYVLPQSPQQFKQLLVTAGFERYFQIARCFRDEDLRSNRQPEFTQLDLEWAFPTQEEILTTVEAWVAMLFERFCGQTLATPFPRMPYREAMARFGVDKPDLRFGLEIEDLSDAFSTTEVKVFRGTLDAGGRILGIRVPGRTFSRSELDHWQDRAKQLGALGLAHVIREAEELKSPLAKFFAAAEKAWFESHTPVGDTWFLLAHSGENAHAILGALRLELGRALDLIPAGAVAPLFVVDFPLFEKNNDGSISAVHHPFTRPHQAEWEALLAELGHEPTLADGEILLRLGSVTHDLVINGEEIASGSIRIHEPALQWQIFRCLGIPEETIQARFGHMLEAFRYGAPPHGGMAPGMDRLIAMLAGEEAITSVIAFPKTLKGHDLLMGAPAPMPEATLADVGLRVVPGTPK, from the coding sequence ATGACACTGGCACCATCAGACACCCGGACCCACTACGCCGCCGACTGCACTCCCGCACTGGCAGATACCACCGTCACCCTGGCCGGCTGGGTGCATCGTCGACGCGACCTCGGAGGCCTCTGTTTCCTGGAACTCCGGGATGCCTCGGGGCTGGTGCAGGTGGTCTTTGGCCCCGACATCGATGCGGAGGCGGCAGCGCTGGCCGCCGGTGTCCGGGAGGAATCGGTCGTCCTGGTCCGGGGAACGGTCAGCGTCCGTCCTGCCGGACAGGAGAATCGCGAGTGGGCGTCAGGCGGGGTCGAGGTCCAGGGGCAGGCCCTGGTGATCCTGAATCTGGCGGAGCCGGTGCCGGTCCTGGTCCATTCCGAGGGGCACGAGAATCAGGAACTCCTCTTCCGGTATCGCTATCTGCAGCTGCGACGCGCCGGGATGCGGCGCAATCTGGTTCTGCGTCACCAGATTATGCAGGCGACCCGGGAGTTCTTTTTCGCCCGGGACTTTCACGAGCTGGAGACTCCGATCCTCTGCAAGGGGACACCGGAAGGGTCCCGGGAGTACCTGGTCCCCTATCGCCAGGAGCCGGGGATGTTCTATGTCCTCCCGCAGTCGCCTCAGCAATTCAAGCAACTGCTGGTGACCGCCGGGTTCGAGCGGTATTTCCAGATCGCGCGCTGCTTTCGGGATGAGGATTTACGCTCGAATCGTCAGCCGGAGTTCACGCAGCTCGACCTCGAGTGGGCCTTCCCGACCCAGGAAGAGATTCTCACGACCGTTGAGGCCTGGGTCGCGATGCTCTTCGAGCGCTTCTGTGGGCAGACCCTGGCGACTCCCTTTCCCCGGATGCCGTACCGGGAAGCGATGGCGCGGTTCGGGGTCGACAAGCCAGACCTCCGCTTCGGGCTGGAGATCGAGGACCTTTCGGACGCTTTCTCCACGACTGAAGTAAAAGTCTTCCGCGGCACCCTCGATGCCGGCGGGCGGATCCTCGGGATACGGGTCCCGGGGCGGACCTTCTCCCGCTCGGAGCTCGACCACTGGCAGGACCGGGCGAAGCAGTTGGGAGCCCTGGGGCTGGCGCATGTCATCCGCGAAGCAGAGGAGCTGAAGTCGCCGCTGGCGAAGTTCTTCGCTGCGGCGGAGAAAGCCTGGTTCGAGTCGCACACGCCGGTCGGCGATACGTGGTTCTTGCTGGCGCATAGTGGTGAGAATGCTCACGCGATCCTTGGGGCGCTCCGTCTGGAGCTGGGACGCGCCCTCGACCTGATTCCCGCCGGGGCGGTCGCGCCGTTGTTTGTCGTGGACTTCCCGCTCTTTGAGAAGAACAACGATGGATCGATCTCGGCGGTCCACCATCCGTTTACCCGTCCGCATCAGGCGGAGTGGGAGGCCCTCCTGGCGGAACTGGGGCATGAGCCGACCCTCGCCGATGGGGAGATCCTGCTTCGTCTGGGGAGCGTGACACACGACCTGGTGATCAACGGCGAGGAGATCGCCTCGGGATCGATCCGCATCCACGAGCCCGCGTTGCAGTGGCAGATCTTCCGCTGTCTCGGCATCCCGGAGGAGACCATCCAGGCGCGGTTCGGTCATATGCTGGAGGCGTTTCGCTACGGCGCACCACCGCACGGCGGGATGGCCCCGGGGATGGACCGTCTCATCGCGATGCTGGCAGGGGAAGAGGCGATAACGTCGGTGATCGCGTTCCCGAAGACGCTCAAAGGGCACGACTTGCTCATGGGCGCGCCGGCCCCGATGCCGGAGGCGACCCTGGCGGATGTCGGGCTGCGGGTGGTCCCCGGCACTCCGAAGTAG
- the ispB gene encoding Octaprenyl diphosphate synthase, which produces MTSLPQTEGRTAGPLDAMGRVEARLLELTDNEIGIVRDLARHVTVSRGKKLRPAFVLLGCQMYRPDIDAVAIDVACATELIHAATLLHDDVVDNSSTRRGKISANYKWGNTFAVLVGDNLLATAFTALAQARDLELLELFFSAAKELGEGVILELAQKENWRLTEAEYLNIIRKKTAIFFAACSRAGGMLAGVDERQLEALHDFAFNFGMAFQITDDLLDLQSSQAAAGKPIGQDLVEGRVTLPLIRFLQDGGKLEELLAIRTANGEHEALVHGLSARLEDLGHLAYARQLAQESLDRAGEALTVLPACPARDYLAGLMAKLVNRET; this is translated from the coding sequence GTGACGTCGTTGCCGCAGACCGAGGGCCGGACGGCCGGGCCGCTCGACGCCATGGGCCGGGTCGAAGCACGGCTCCTGGAACTCACCGACAACGAGATTGGCATCGTCCGGGACCTTGCCCGTCATGTCACTGTTTCCCGGGGCAAAAAACTCCGCCCCGCCTTTGTGCTGTTGGGGTGTCAGATGTACCGCCCCGACATCGATGCGGTCGCTATTGATGTCGCCTGCGCCACGGAACTGATCCACGCCGCCACGCTGCTGCACGATGATGTGGTCGACAACTCATCGACCCGTCGCGGCAAGATCTCCGCCAACTACAAATGGGGGAACACCTTCGCGGTCCTGGTGGGGGACAACCTGCTGGCCACCGCCTTTACGGCCCTTGCGCAGGCCCGAGACCTGGAACTCCTGGAGCTCTTCTTTTCCGCGGCCAAGGAACTCGGCGAGGGGGTCATCCTGGAACTCGCCCAGAAGGAGAACTGGCGACTCACCGAGGCCGAATACCTCAACATCATCCGGAAGAAGACCGCGATCTTCTTCGCGGCCTGCTCCCGGGCTGGGGGGATGCTCGCGGGGGTCGATGAGCGCCAGCTCGAAGCCCTGCATGATTTCGCCTTCAACTTCGGGATGGCTTTTCAGATCACCGATGACCTGCTGGACCTCCAGTCCTCCCAGGCCGCTGCCGGCAAGCCCATTGGTCAGGACTTGGTCGAAGGCCGCGTGACCCTGCCGCTGATCCGCTTCCTGCAGGATGGCGGGAAGCTCGAAGAATTGCTGGCGATCCGGACCGCCAACGGGGAGCATGAAGCCCTGGTGCATGGCCTGTCAGCACGGCTGGAGGACCTGGGGCACCTGGCGTATGCGCGGCAACTGGCGCAGGAGTCGCTGGACCGGGCCGGGGAGGCCCTGACAGTGCTGCCAGCGTGTCCGGCGCGGGACTATCTGGCGGGCCTGATGGCGAAGCTGGTGAATCGGGAAACGTAA